In Marinomonas posidonica IVIA-Po-181, a single window of DNA contains:
- the purU gene encoding formyltetrahydrofolate deformylase: protein MKTKVAPWIFTASCPSILGTVDVVTRYMAQAGNYIDEIHSFDDRESGRFFIRIEFLPKTEDAFSEQAFADEFSTRAEEFQMEWALTAPNHKTNVAIMVSKYDHCLNDLLYRFRTGQLNIDVKVIISNHPDLEDLAKWHGIPYYHLPISHETKLEQEAKVRELVEAYDTELVVLARYMQVLSPSMCEYLDGRAINIHHSLLPGFKGARPYHQAWEKGVKMVGATAHYVNNDLDEGPIISQGIQTVNHAHYPEDLIAKGQDIERVTLFHAVKYHVEKRVFLNDKRTVVLGG, encoded by the coding sequence ATGAAAACAAAAGTCGCACCTTGGATTTTTACGGCCAGTTGTCCGAGCATTTTAGGGACAGTTGATGTCGTGACACGCTATATGGCTCAAGCCGGTAATTACATTGATGAAATACATTCCTTTGATGATAGGGAATCGGGTCGATTTTTTATTCGCATTGAATTTTTGCCTAAGACGGAGGACGCTTTCAGTGAACAAGCGTTTGCCGATGAATTTTCGACACGTGCAGAGGAATTTCAGATGGAATGGGCGTTAACGGCTCCCAACCATAAAACCAACGTGGCGATTATGGTCTCCAAGTATGACCACTGTTTGAATGACTTATTGTATCGATTCCGGACCGGACAACTGAACATTGATGTGAAGGTGATTATTTCCAATCACCCTGATCTAGAAGACTTGGCGAAATGGCATGGCATTCCTTATTATCATTTACCGATCAGTCATGAAACCAAATTAGAGCAAGAAGCCAAAGTACGAGAATTAGTGGAAGCATACGATACCGAGCTGGTGGTATTAGCACGTTACATGCAAGTGTTATCGCCCAGTATGTGTGAATATTTGGATGGTCGAGCGATCAACATTCACCACTCATTATTGCCGGGCTTTAAAGGCGCTCGACCTTATCATCAAGCATGGGAAAAGGGCGTGAAAATGGTCGGGGCGACCGCCCATTATGTGAATAATGACTTGGACGAAGGGCCAATCATTTCTCAAGGCATTCAAACGGTTAACCATGCGCACTATCCAGAAGATTTGATTGCCAAAGGGCAAGACATAGAAAGGGTGACGCTGTTTCATGCGGTCAAATACCACGTTGAGAAGCGGGTGTTTTTAAATGACAAGCGCACTGTTGTCTTGGGAGGCTGA
- a CDS encoding phosphoadenosine phosphosulfate reductase family protein produces the protein MIDLDKANAELDGASPQAIIEWAIKHAKKPIVTTNFGPHEAVILHMATQVKADLPVIWIDSGYNVRDTYKVAEDIISALNLNLEVYTPKVSAARRDAALGGIPGVDDEAHVEFTEQFKLEPFRRAMAEQAPDIWLTAVRSEQTEFRKDMKVVEMGPNGVIKVAPVLHWKEADMLEYLAANTLPTPDHYFDPTKAEAGRECGLHTKL, from the coding sequence GTGATTGATTTAGACAAAGCCAATGCCGAACTAGACGGCGCAAGCCCACAAGCCATCATCGAATGGGCCATCAAACACGCCAAAAAGCCTATTGTGACGACCAACTTTGGCCCTCATGAAGCGGTGATTCTACACATGGCAACCCAAGTAAAAGCTGACCTTCCGGTGATCTGGATCGACTCAGGTTACAATGTTCGTGATACCTACAAGGTCGCGGAAGACATCATCAGCGCACTGAATTTGAACCTAGAAGTGTACACGCCAAAAGTCAGTGCGGCGCGCCGTGACGCGGCTTTGGGAGGCATTCCAGGTGTCGATGATGAGGCTCATGTTGAGTTTACTGAGCAATTCAAGCTGGAGCCATTCCGTCGCGCGATGGCAGAGCAAGCGCCGGATATCTGGCTAACCGCCGTTCGTAGCGAGCAAACCGAGTTCCGTAAAGACATGAAAGTGGTGGAAATGGGACCCAATGGCGTCATCAAGGTGGCACCCGTACTGCATTGGAAAGAGGCGGATATGTTGGAATATTTAGCCGCTAACACCTTGCCCACACCAGATCATTACTTCGACCCAACCAAAGCAGAAGCGGGTCGTGAGTGTGGATTGCATACCAAGCTGTAA
- the dld gene encoding D-lactate dehydrogenase, with protein sequence MTESNFSVDLATELKAIVGSQHTLTDDDKKQPYCQGFRLGSGKAYAVVRPASLVEIWKVLQACVKADVIVIMQAANTGLTGGSTPNGTEYDRPIVIISTMRIDDIHLIDQGKQIIGFAGSTLFGLEDTLKPYGREPHSVIGSSCIGASIVGGICNNSGGALVQRGPAYTELSLFAQVTDEGELQLVNNLGIELGSDPEEILSNLENKTYQETDVQFPDKRASDNEYHERIRDVDAETPSRFNADKRRLYESSGCAGKLAVFAVRIDTFPIPEKHRVFYIGTNDPAVMEQMRRDMLSTFTNLPVSGEYLHSSSYDISKKYGKDSYLVIDKLGTKYIPKMFAMKRTVDRWAGKFKFLPNKFSDRIMQYLSQLWPNHLPKRMEDFREQYEHHWIVETANDGVDEAQAYLSEFFKHNEGDYFECTEREADQAILHRFVTGGALTRYHVMNGKDLGSIMTIDVAFPRNEQDWFEVLPPEIDDKIAVKMYYGHFFCHVMHQNYIMKKGVDGKAVKQQILSSYDARGAEYPAEHNVGHEYIAKQSLRDFYKQNDPTNSFNPGIGGTSKLKYWQDASGEHSGCGCNHKD encoded by the coding sequence ATGACAGAATCGAATTTTAGTGTAGATTTGGCTACTGAATTAAAGGCCATAGTAGGAAGTCAACATACCCTAACGGATGACGATAAAAAGCAACCCTATTGTCAGGGTTTTCGTCTTGGTAGTGGCAAAGCTTACGCTGTGGTTCGACCTGCTAGTTTGGTGGAAATTTGGAAAGTACTTCAAGCCTGTGTGAAAGCCGATGTGATTGTCATCATGCAAGCGGCTAACACGGGATTAACGGGTGGTTCAACGCCCAATGGGACAGAATATGATCGTCCTATCGTGATCATTAGTACCATGCGCATTGACGATATACATCTTATTGATCAAGGTAAACAAATCATCGGCTTTGCCGGCAGTACCTTGTTTGGTTTGGAAGACACCTTAAAACCTTACGGTCGAGAACCTCATTCTGTGATTGGTTCCTCCTGTATTGGCGCGTCTATTGTGGGTGGCATTTGTAATAACTCAGGCGGTGCTTTGGTCCAGCGTGGCCCAGCCTACACCGAACTGTCGTTATTCGCTCAAGTGACTGACGAAGGTGAATTACAGCTGGTAAACAATCTAGGGATTGAGTTAGGTTCTGACCCAGAAGAGATTTTGTCGAACCTTGAGAACAAGACGTACCAAGAAACAGACGTGCAGTTCCCTGATAAACGTGCTTCGGACAATGAATACCATGAGCGTATCCGTGACGTGGACGCAGAAACCCCATCTCGTTTCAATGCCGATAAGCGTCGCTTGTATGAGTCGTCAGGGTGTGCCGGAAAATTGGCGGTGTTTGCGGTGCGTATTGATACCTTCCCGATTCCTGAAAAACACCGTGTGTTCTACATTGGTACCAATGATCCAGCCGTGATGGAACAAATGCGCCGTGACATGTTGTCGACTTTTACCAATCTGCCCGTATCAGGTGAATACCTGCACAGCAGCAGTTACGACATCAGTAAGAAATACGGCAAAGACAGCTACTTAGTGATCGACAAGCTAGGCACCAAGTACATCCCAAAAATGTTTGCGATGAAACGCACAGTGGATCGTTGGGCTGGTAAATTTAAGTTCCTACCGAACAAATTTTCTGATCGCATCATGCAATACCTGAGTCAGCTTTGGCCTAACCATTTGCCGAAGCGCATGGAAGATTTCCGTGAACAGTATGAGCATCACTGGATTGTTGAAACCGCCAATGACGGTGTTGACGAAGCTCAAGCCTACCTTTCTGAGTTCTTCAAACACAATGAAGGCGATTACTTCGAATGTACTGAACGAGAAGCGGATCAAGCGATTTTGCATCGTTTCGTGACGGGGGGCGCCTTGACTCGTTACCACGTTATGAATGGTAAAGACCTAGGTTCCATCATGACCATTGACGTGGCTTTTCCGCGTAATGAACAGGATTGGTTTGAAGTCTTACCACCAGAGATCGACGATAAAATCGCCGTGAAAATGTACTACGGCCATTTCTTCTGTCACGTCATGCACCAAAACTACATCATGAAAAAAGGCGTCGATGGCAAAGCGGTGAAGCAACAGATCTTGTCCAGCTACGATGCGCGTGGTGCGGAATACCCAGCCGAGCATAACGTGGGCCACGAATACATTGCCAAGCAATCCTTGCGCGATTTCTACAAACAGAATGACCCAACCAACAGCTTCAATCCAGGCATTGGCGGCACCAGTAAACTAAAATACTGGCAAGACGCGAGTGGCGAACACTCAGGGTGTGGCTGCAATCATAAAGACTAG